In the genome of Tropicibacter oceani, one region contains:
- a CDS encoding barstar family protein produces MSNETWKKYQNMETYRIDGERFSTLEEFYEEISRVLIPNVSWGHNLDAFNDILRGGFGTPDEGFILIWENSALSKKRLGYPETVRILERRLDRCHPTAHRSVKRQLRDAGNNKGATVFVWLVEVIRAHGEGGEEAEDNVILKLS; encoded by the coding sequence ATGTCCAACGAGACTTGGAAAAAATACCAAAACATGGAGACCTATCGTATTGACGGCGAACGGTTCTCGACGCTTGAAGAATTCTATGAAGAGATCAGCCGTGTTCTCATTCCAAATGTCAGCTGGGGGCATAACCTCGATGCCTTTAATGACATTCTGCGTGGTGGCTTTGGCACCCCGGATGAGGGCTTTATTCTAATCTGGGAAAACTCAGCATTGTCGAAGAAGCGGTTGGGATACCCGGAAACCGTAAGGATATTGGAGCGTCGGCTTGATCGTTGCCATCCAACTGCGCACCGATCGGTGAAGAGACAATTGCGGGATGCGGGAAACAACAAGGGTGCCACTGTTTTCGTCTGGTTGGTGGAAGTCATACGTGCGCATGGCGAGGGTGGAGAAGAGGCAGAGGACAATGTGATCTTGAAGCTTAGCTAG
- the fabA gene encoding bifunctional 3-hydroxydecanoyl-ACP dehydratase/trans-2-decenoyl-ACP isomerase, giving the protein MADYPTSFSKEDLLKCAAGELFGPGNAQLPAPPMLMMDRITDVSADGGAHGKGHITAEFDINPDLWFFECHFPGNPIMPGCLGLDGLWQLTGFNLGWRGWQGRGYALGVGEVKLTGMVRPDRKMLTYKIDFTKAIQTRRLTMGVADGIVEADGEVIYMVKDMKVALSES; this is encoded by the coding sequence ATGGCCGATTATCCGACCAGCTTCAGCAAGGAAGACCTCCTGAAATGCGCCGCGGGCGAGCTTTTTGGGCCCGGCAACGCGCAGCTTCCGGCGCCGCCCATGCTGATGATGGACCGGATCACCGACGTGTCCGCCGATGGCGGGGCGCATGGCAAGGGCCACATCACGGCGGAATTCGACATCAATCCCGACCTGTGGTTCTTTGAATGCCACTTTCCCGGCAACCCGATCATGCCCGGCTGCCTGGGTCTTGACGGGCTGTGGCAGCTGACCGGCTTCAACCTGGGCTGGCGTGGCTGGCAGGGGCGCGGTTACGCGCTGGGTGTGGGCGAGGTCAAGCTGACCGGCATGGTGCGCCCCGACCGCAAGATGCTGACCTACAAGATCGACTTTACCAAGGCGATCCAGACCCGCCGCCTGACCATGGGCGTCGCCGACGGCATCGTCGAGGCGGACGGCGAAGTGATCTATATGGTCAAGGACATGAAGGTGGCGCTCAGCGAAAGCTGA
- the irrA gene encoding iron response transcriptional regulator IrrA: MQHKAIERGQKWLGTSELRPTRQRVALAALLVGDGQDRHVTAEGLFDAARKAGESVSLATVYNTLKAFCDAGLMQEVTVDGSKSYFDTNTHEHPHFYWEDDGRLTDAPAEQLEIIRIPDAPEGAEIASVDVVIRLRRK, from the coding sequence ATGCAGCACAAGGCAATCGAGCGCGGACAGAAATGGCTGGGCACATCCGAGCTGCGCCCGACGCGGCAGCGTGTGGCTTTGGCCGCGCTGTTGGTGGGCGACGGGCAGGATCGTCATGTCACCGCCGAAGGCCTGTTCGATGCCGCGCGCAAGGCGGGTGAAAGCGTGTCTCTGGCCACGGTCTACAACACGCTCAAGGCGTTTTGCGATGCCGGGTTGATGCAGGAAGTGACGGTGGACGGATCGAAAAGCTATTTCGACACCAACACCCACGAACACCCGCATTTCTACTGGGAGGACGATGGCCGCCTGACGGATGCCCCGGCCGAACAGCTGGAAATCATCCGCATCCCCGACGCCCCCGAGGGCGCCGAGATCGCCAGCGTCGACGTGGTCATCCGGCTGCGGCGGAAATAA